The Lolium rigidum isolate FL_2022 chromosome 2, APGP_CSIRO_Lrig_0.1, whole genome shotgun sequence genomic interval TACTTCCCCTTGGACAAGATCAACCAGATGGCCCTGCCATTGGTTTTTCAATATGAGCTTAGTAGGCAGCTTAATAGTTTGATATGGAAGTGTATGAAATATTGACAAACCTGATCCCTTCCAAATGGAGAGCCTCCAGAGTCATCTAACCCACCATTTGACAATGTAGCTAGTGATATTGGACCAATACGCTGATTAAGACCATACTCTGCTACGGCTTTGTAAGCCATGTCAGTTGCACGTCTTATATCATCAAGAGCCCCAGTAGAAACCCGTCCTGCTAGAACTATTTCCTCTGCCGCCCGTCCACCCAGAAGTGTTACTAGACGTCCACGCAGTTCATCGACAAAGAGCAAATATCTATCTTCTGTTGTGGGAGGAGTGTATGTAAAGCCTAATGCACCTCCTGACCTCGGCAGTATACTCAATTTCTGGGGAAATATACAGCAATAGAAAGTAAGACCAATTTAGAACTATTATTAAGTTGTTCTATCAATAGTTGCTTGAGTTCAAACCTCCACACGTGGCTGCCCTGGCAACAGCTTTGCTACAGCAGTTCCCACAACTGCATGACCAACTTCATGCCGTGCAACAACAGCCTTTTCATTGCCCTTCAGCTTTACATGTTTCTTCTCTATACCCTAACAAAAGGTCAAACACAATGTTCACAGTTAACTTGGAGAGACAAGGGAAATAGCGTGGACAACTAATATAACTAAGAACAGGAACATGTATTTTCCACAGCAATATTATAATAGGACAAGGACTGAGGGCAGAAGTCATATGCCGCTCCTAGAAAACAAAAGCGGATGGCAGCACCACGCTCATAACTAAGACCTCATAGAAGGCGGTTGTACAgaaatattgcttggatattactAAAGAAGAGAGAGGGGTGAAAACGTGTATACTATTCACCGAACTTGTTTTGGCTAGAAGAAAAATATTGAAAACAGGCTAAACGCAGAGAGCAGAATCCTAGTTACAGGGAAGTTAGAAAATTCCTTTATGCTAACAAACTGAACTAGACAAGGTGAATTCTTAAAAATAGCAAGGGTTTCTTGTAAGGAAACTGGATAAATAGGAACCTTTAACCTAAATACATGGTGCTATGAACCCTGGTGGTGGGATTGCACATCCATTCCCCCACCCCAGTGTCTAGTGGATATTTAAGTACCACTGCCACCAAACTTTTTTTTTACCACAAAACCAGCATGGATGAGAATAGTTTACACCATACAGAAGGTAGGCCATTAAGAGACAAAATGCGCTGCTAGCTTGATTGCCCGTACTATTAACTATTAAGGGGGCAGTTTTTATGTATAAATAATTTCTGAATGCATGTTACTGTTAAGTGTCTTTATGCACCAAAACAGAACACACAGGGACCCACAGAACAGTTCTACAGATAGCGCTGTCTAGACACCATTTTATCTTGTAATCCTCTGTGCATTGCAGAGTTGTGAAGACTAAGATAAATAAGGAAAAAATTAGAAGCTGAATGAAATATAACATAGTATATGCATCTGCTTTAAATAAAGACAAAgtaataaaaaaaatagatgaCAGAACAACATACAGCTATAGAGCGTTCAACCGCACTGATGAAGTCAATCCTTTCCACTATTTGTTTATTTGATCTCCCAGCCAACAGAGCAGCTTCATTTACTAAATTTGCAAGGTCTGCCCTGTATAGGGTGATAAAAGTAAAATGAAAAGTGCTACGTGGTTAAGAAAAATGAGCTGGAAGATCAATTGTTACCCTGTAAAACCAGTTGTCATTGCAGCAATGCCACTGAGATCTACATCTTTACCAAGCGGAAGTTCTTTTCTTTTCACATGAACTTTTAGAATAGATTCTCTTCCAAATTTATCAGGGGCTTCAACCTGTCACAAAGATATCTGTCATCTTTGAAAATTCGGATGCCAGTAATACTTTTGAGTTGTTAAGGGAAGCTAACCATAACAACACGGTCAAATCTGCCAGGGCGCCGAAGAGCAGGATCCAAAACATCTGCTCTGTTCGTTGCTCCAAGTACAATGACAGCTGAATTGGTATCAAAACCATCCATTTCCTACAAAAACTAGCGAAAATTAACAGTGGCTAAACCAAGAAAGTCATAGGAATGCACTGAAGTACAGTAGAAACTCAAGAGTAAATAAATATTGTCATCCTACCGTGAGCAGTTGATTTAGTGTCTGCTCACGCTCATCGTTACTGACGATTCGATACCTGCCATCACGACTTTTTGCCACGGCATCAATCTACAAAGAGCCAAATGCAAAGGGTTAGCATGCACATAAGTAGACAAAACAAAATTATATCTAAGTATACTTACCTCATCAATAAAAATAATTGACGGTGCGTCCTTTTTGGCCCTGGCAAATAGTTCACGTACTCGAGCTGCTCCCATGCCTACATATAGCTCCACAAATTCACTGGCAGAACAACTAATGAATGGGACATCTGCTTCCCCTGCTACGGCTTTTGCAAGAAGTGTCTTTCCAGTTCCTGGAAGGCCCACCTGTACAAAGAAATGAACTGTGGTAACAAACAAAGGTAACTAAAGCAGCATTCACTACTACTATAGATGACCGCGGAACTAACCAACAAGACACCTCGAGGAGGGCGCGCACCAAGACGAACATATCTTTCTGGGTTCCTTAGAAACTCCTGAACATAATGAACGGATAGAACTTGCTTATTTTCCTCGGATCAATAGATAGACCAGAACATCACTGCATATTTTAGAGTACTAGCAGTAACAAGTCATAACAAAACCCATACCACAATTTCTTCCAACTCTTCTTTGGCCTCATCTACTCCAGCCACATCAGCAAATGTAACTATATCAGCACTTTCTGAAACTTTTTCCCCACCAGAGCTTGAATTCTTCCGATTCCTCAGCTGGCCTGTCGATTGCTGATTGTACACAAGAAAAATTGCTGATAAACAAATGTAACTATATCACCAGTTGACAGAAGTAAAAAAAATCTATACAGAAATCAGTACCTGAGAAAAGTTTATTGGCAATCGCTGAAGAACTACTGCAATTAATACAACATAAATAAGAGCCACCTGCACAATATAAAGGGTGTGGTTAGAGAAAAAATCGCAGATGTTAAGAGAGACTTATATATGTGGACATGAAAATTGAACAATGCCCACTACACACGCATATAACAGAAGTCACAGATTTGCACCTATCAAGCCTAAGCTATGCCTCAATTTGGACAACACATAGTGGTATCGTACCTACTTCTATTCTGCCAAATTCCTATTTGTGGATAAAATAAGTAACCCGATATTAGAGACAAGAAACCAGACACCTTTTTTGACCTGTAAATAGAAATATCAGGCTGGATATCAATTTATTGCTTTTTCACGTGAATAAAATCCATCACCAGTTCCATCCGGCTTTTCCACTGACAGCTTCTATTAAGCTCATTCATGCATAGTTCCTACAAAGCTAGATTCCAATTTCCGTTAACATAGGCTTTTACTATGTTAAAGTACAACCCATGAATACATAATACCCCATAACATATCCTTGCATGCAAGTGTGGTGGTCGAGCAATGGTATGTAAAAAGAGCAAAATAGTTTGATATGTGATTCTAGGATTTACTATTTTGAATTCATCACTCTGATGTCAGGGTGGAACTTAGTTTTCTACATAGGATTGGGAAGAGGACAGATGTGATTGAAGAAAAGTCACATTTTCTACATTACTCTTGGCAATAGTTGAACCTTGGTTTTGCACACTAAATCGAGGATATATGGAATGGACCAGGATTGAACTTAATGTTGTTATAAAATATTAGTTGAGGTATAACCAAAGCACCCACGGCGGTCATAGGGCGGCCGATTATAAATATGTGGTTTTAGACTTACATGCTAACAAAGCATTTCTCGAGACTAAACCATACTTGCCCTATTCCCTGCTGCTGGCAAGTGGTAGTGTTATTAATACCGGACGGAGTATAACAGATAGCTTCCAATGCATTTTGGTCACAAGTGTGCACAAGAGATAGATAAGTTGAGGTGAAATCGTGTTTACCAATGCGGAGTTGAGGATCCCGCCTGACCTCCTATCGGGCGAGCCAAACTCGACGCTGTTCTCCAGCATCTTCTCGTAGGGCGTCTTGATGTCCACGGGCCGCGTGGTGGTGAAGACGATTCTCCTGGGAGCAAGGGCAGTGCCGTCAGCGACGGCGTCGGTAGTCTGCGTCTGCGTCGGCACGACGGTGGCCTCGACCTCGGGCCGGAGCCTGAACATGACGTGCACCCCGTCGACCTCGACCTTCCTGACCTGGTCCTTGTCGACGCTGGCGAGGAAGTCGCTGTAGGGCACGCTGACGTAGGTGGTCTGGGGCCGGGGCTCGGAGCCGGGCAGCGTGATCTCGGGCCGCAGCATGCGCAGCGCGAAGATGGCGAAGCCGAGCTGCAGCAGCAGGAACCCCATCTCGCGGCCCTGCACTATGGGCTCCCAGAGCCAGCGCCccacgccgccgcggccgccgcccttGAGCGCCTTCCGGCGCCACTTGTTCTGCTCCCTCTTGGAGGAGGAGGGTGGGGAcggtggggaggaggaggcgcccgtggtgctggtgctggcggTGGCGGTGTCGCCGGCTTGCTCCGCGGCTGGGTCGCGGTCGGTTTCTCCGGTGGAGGAGGCGTCTCCTGGCCCGGAGGTGTTGTCGCCATCGCGCTCCACGTTGGCGCGCGCCGCGGGCGGGCAGCGGGCGCGGCGGGGGGTGAGGGCGAACCCCAggccccgcggcggcgcggcggatagGCGGATGGAGGGGGCGGCGAGTTGACGGCGGAGGGGCCGGAGGAGCGAGCGGGAAGGGGAGGCGATGGGGAGCGAGACGAGggtttcggcggcggcggcggcggccatgggagCGGGAGGGGGAGCCCCGAACCCTAGATTGACGAGAGGAAGGATAAGGGAGCAGCAGGGAGGGGAGCTGGAGGACCTCTCCTGCGGCGCGCGTGGAGAAATCGGtgggaagagggcggaggagatgAGGAACAGAGGAAGGCAGAGGCCGAGACGAGGCGACAAGGCGAAGGAGGGAAGGAACTCTCAACGAAGCTACTTCCGCCGTTAGATTCGTATCTCGCCGTCACGCCGGGTTGTTATTTCCACGTCGTGTTGGAACCGACGGCCACCGAGACCTGTACTTACCCTGACCACTGACATATGGGGCCCGTCACTGGACCGCGTTTATGAGGGCCGTTGTCAGCGAGAGCCGCGACGTTTTTGGATTATCCGTGCCGCGGAGATATGGCAGCGGGGGTTAACGGGATTGGTGGGGGCGAGTTCTTCGTTGTCAGTGGGAGCAGGATAGTATTGTTTGTCAGAAGTTTGGGCCGGACTAGATATTTGCCCCGTCGGACGGTGCAGCGCAGCGAGCTGCTCATGTCCACAGAAGGATGAGCGACGATCGCATTTCTTCCACAACAGATAATCAATGGATTCGAGTAATTTTATTATGTGGGGCATTGAGCAGATCTACGCCTACCCTTGCCAACCAGCTAAGTGCACCTGAATGGTTTACAAAAGACACTCAAATTTGTAGCACCCTGCAAAATATGGAGTGAAACAGTTGCAACAGTAATCGTAACTCAGCAAGTAACTCACAATCTACTGCTGCAAAACTCTTTTTTTGTGAGAAGGATCCATATCTACAATAGAAGTTCACACGTAGTACAAACTatccaaaaaaaaatacatcGGGGTATTTTGACAACATGATGACCACTGTCGTCGTCGGAGCGAGCCGCCCCTCTTCTGCTATAGTCGGCCTAACGTTGTTAATGACAGCCGGGAAGTTTTCATGCGCGTGACCCAAATGACCAGCGCCCTAGATCCAAAGTCGTTGACAATGAACCCTTGAAATGATCTGAATCTTCTGGCACCAAACATGTAACACACGTAGACTGAATGAGATACACCATCCCATGGGAGCAGCGAGATCAGATGATTCTCCGCGCTCCACAACGCCACATACGAGATCGGTCCAGACTAGGTGCGTGAGGAGGTGGGTATACCATAT includes:
- the LOC124692474 gene encoding ATP-dependent zinc metalloprotease FTSH 7, chloroplastic-like, which encodes MAAAAAAETLVSLPIASPSRSLLRPLRRQLAAPSIRLSAAPPRGLGFALTPRRARCPPAARANVERDGDNTSGPGDASSTGETDRDPAAEQAGDTATASTSTTGASSSPPSPPSSSKREQNKWRRKALKGGGRGGVGRWLWEPIVQGREMGFLLLQLGFAIFALRMLRPEITLPGSEPRPQTTYVSVPYSDFLASVDKDQVRKVEVDGVHVMFRLRPEVEATVVPTQTQTTDAVADGTALAPRRIVFTTTRPVDIKTPYEKMLENSVEFGSPDRRSGGILNSALVALIYVVLIAVVLQRLPINFSQQSTGQLRNRKNSSSGGEKVSESADIVTFADVAGVDEAKEELEEIVEFLRNPERYVRLGARPPRGVLLVGLPGTGKTLLAKAVAGEADVPFISCSASEFVELYVGMGAARVRELFARAKKDAPSIIFIDEIDAVAKSRDGRYRIVSNDEREQTLNQLLTEMDGFDTNSAVIVLGATNRADVLDPALRRPGRFDRVVMVEAPDKFGRESILKVHVKRKELPLGKDVDLSGIAAMTTGFTGADLANLVNEAALLAGRSNKQIVERIDFISAVERSIAGIEKKHVKLKGNEKAVVARHEVGHAVVGTAVAKLLPGQPRVEKLSILPRSGGALGFTYTPPTTEDRYLLFVDELRGRLVTLLGGRAAEEIVLAGRVSTGALDDIRRATDMAYKAVAEYGLNQRIGPISLATLSNGGLDDSGGSPFGRDQGHLVDLVQGEVKALLQSALEVALSVIRANPGVLEGLGAYLEENEKVEGEELQEWLKSVVAPEELASFITGKQEHVLQLQVAPLASEL